One window from the genome of Desulfobaccales bacterium encodes:
- the treY gene encoding malto-oligosyltrehalose synthase, whose protein sequence is MNMPTATYRIQFNPAFGFQAAQPVISYLADLGISDLYASPIFKAVKGSTHGYDVVDPNQLNPELGGLSDLEALAEELKAHNMGWIQDIVPNHMAMDSDNRLLMDILENGSSSRYFQFFDVDWDYPAASLNKRILAPFLGWFYGECLEAGEIALQYGPDGFKVAYYNLAFPLRIESYLNLFKNLPRLKRQLAEDNPDFIKLLGILYVLKSLSSSDEPEERHNQIKFIQHTLWEAYNSNPVIKAFVDENVRTFNGAKGRAESFNLLDDLLAQQVFRLSFWKVAAEEINYRRFFCVNGLISLRVEDEHVLTYTHGLIFDLITKRVVTGLRIDHVDGLYDPASYLQKVREKAPATYIVVEKILNLQEDLPPAWPVQGTTGYDFTNYVNELFCQKENARAFSRIYASVTGLKNSYEDVVHDNKKLIIQEDMASDVHNLAQLLKKISSRDRHGSDITLTALQRALTGVLAVFPVYRTHISQVLVSDDDRKYILAAVDRARANFPALLHGFTFVRRFLLLDFPDYVSEEEKRDWLHFAMRFQQLSGPVMAKGVEDTTHYVYNRLLSLNEVGGRPDHFGCSLEEFHHFNTKKRELWPDSLNATSTHDTKRGEDARARINVLSEMPAEWLKNLRTWIKINRGKKKRLRRLAVPDRNDEYFLYQTLIGAWPFSDAEYPEFIERIKSYIVKAVREAKVHTAWLQPDTEYENAYISFAEKILARSKTNAFLKEFIPFCRRVSHYGILNSLSQTLIKITSPGVPDFYQGSELWDLSLVDPDNRRPVDFDKRRAMLADIREQDEADIGRLAQDLLATKDDGRIKLFLIYRALKAKKAHRELFRSGAYLPLESAGRFRSHVIAFAWRYQRQWALVIAPRFLSHLVQKEDFPLGRQVWQDTEVIMPNGAPAAWRNVITSEVLSAGKAMPVGDILLSFPVALLMGEGKKGYMQTT, encoded by the coding sequence ATGAATATGCCAACCGCGACCTATCGGATTCAGTTCAATCCGGCCTTCGGCTTTCAGGCCGCGCAGCCGGTCATTTCCTATCTGGCGGACCTGGGTATATCCGACCTGTACGCTTCTCCCATATTCAAAGCCGTCAAGGGCAGCACCCACGGCTATGACGTGGTTGATCCCAATCAGCTGAATCCTGAGTTGGGAGGGCTCTCCGACTTGGAGGCACTGGCCGAGGAGCTCAAAGCGCACAACATGGGGTGGATTCAGGATATTGTCCCGAATCATATGGCGATGGATTCGGACAATCGGCTGCTGATGGATATTTTGGAGAATGGTTCCAGCTCCAGGTACTTTCAGTTTTTCGACGTGGATTGGGATTATCCGGCCGCCAGCCTCAACAAGAGAATTCTGGCGCCCTTTCTTGGCTGGTTCTATGGGGAGTGTCTCGAAGCTGGAGAGATCGCTCTCCAATACGGCCCGGATGGCTTCAAGGTGGCTTACTACAACCTCGCATTCCCCTTACGAATCGAATCGTATCTCAATCTTTTTAAGAACTTGCCCCGGTTAAAAAGGCAACTTGCCGAAGACAATCCCGACTTCATCAAACTTTTAGGCATCCTCTATGTCTTGAAGTCGCTCTCTTCGAGCGATGAGCCGGAAGAGCGCCATAACCAGATAAAATTCATCCAACACACTTTGTGGGAAGCCTACAACAGCAACCCCGTAATTAAGGCATTTGTTGATGAAAACGTGCGGACCTTCAATGGTGCAAAGGGGAGGGCCGAGAGTTTTAATTTGCTTGATGACCTCCTTGCCCAACAAGTCTTCAGGCTGTCATTTTGGAAAGTGGCCGCGGAAGAAATAAATTATCGCCGCTTTTTTTGTGTGAATGGTCTCATCTCACTCAGAGTGGAAGACGAGCACGTTCTAACCTACACGCACGGCCTGATTTTCGATCTGATTACCAAACGCGTGGTCACCGGTTTAAGAATTGATCATGTTGATGGGCTGTACGATCCGGCCAGCTATCTGCAAAAAGTGCGAGAAAAAGCCCCGGCAACCTATATAGTCGTTGAAAAAATCCTCAATCTTCAGGAAGACCTGCCACCTGCTTGGCCGGTCCAGGGAACCACTGGCTATGATTTTACCAATTATGTCAATGAGTTGTTTTGCCAAAAGGAAAATGCGCGAGCCTTTAGCAGGATCTATGCCAGTGTAACCGGCTTAAAGAATTCTTATGAAGATGTCGTGCACGACAACAAAAAGCTGATAATTCAGGAAGATATGGCGAGCGACGTCCACAACCTTGCCCAGCTCTTGAAGAAGATCTCCAGCCGGGACCGCCATGGCAGCGACATAACTCTCACGGCGCTGCAAAGAGCCTTGACCGGAGTCCTGGCAGTATTTCCCGTCTACCGGACCCACATTAGCCAGGTTTTGGTCTCGGACGACGACCGGAAATACATTTTGGCCGCGGTGGACCGGGCCAGAGCCAATTTTCCCGCCCTGTTGCATGGATTTACGTTCGTACGCCGATTCCTGCTCCTGGACTTTCCCGATTATGTTTCTGAGGAAGAGAAGCGAGACTGGCTCCACTTTGCCATGAGGTTTCAGCAACTTTCCGGTCCGGTAATGGCAAAGGGAGTCGAAGATACCACCCATTATGTATACAACCGGCTCTTGTCCCTCAATGAGGTCGGTGGACGGCCGGATCACTTCGGTTGCTCCCTTGAAGAATTCCACCACTTCAACACGAAGAAAAGAGAGTTGTGGCCGGATTCCTTAAACGCGACCTCGACTCACGATACCAAAAGAGGCGAAGACGCGCGCGCCAGAATAAATGTCTTGTCCGAGATGCCGGCCGAGTGGCTAAAAAATCTCCGGACCTGGATCAAGATAAACCGGGGCAAAAAAAAACGCCTACGCCGCTTAGCCGTTCCGGATAGAAACGACGAGTATTTTTTATACCAGACGCTGATTGGCGCCTGGCCATTTTCCGATGCCGAGTATCCTGAGTTCATTGAAAGGATTAAAAGCTATATTGTCAAAGCGGTCCGGGAAGCCAAAGTCCATACCGCCTGGTTGCAACCCGACACTGAGTATGAAAACGCTTACATCTCATTCGCTGAGAAAATCCTGGCCCGCTCAAAAACCAACGCCTTTCTGAAAGAATTTATCCCGTTTTGCCGGAGAGTTTCGCACTACGGGATACTCAACTCACTCTCGCAGACCCTGATCAAGATTACATCACCCGGGGTACCTGATTTTTATCAGGGATCTGAACTATGGGACCTGAGCCTGGTGGACCCTGATAATCGCCGGCCGGTAGATTTTGACAAAAGGCGCGCCATGCTGGCTGACATCCGGGAACAGGATGAGGCCGATATTGGCCGACTGGCCCAAGATCTCCTTGCCACGAAAGATGATGGGAGGATTAAACTCTTTCTCATTTATCGGGCGCTCAAAGCGAAGAAAGCCCATCGAGAGCTCTTCCGTTCCGGCGCTTATCTTCCCCTTGAGTCGGCGGGAAGATTCAGGAGCCATGTCATCGCCTTTGCCTGGAGGTATCAGCGGCAATGGGCCCTGGTCATTGCTCCAAGGTTTCTCAGCCACCTGGTTCAAAAGGAAGATTTTCCTCTGGGAAGACAAGTATGGCAGGATACAGAGGTGATAATGCCTAACGGGGCACCTGCTGCCTGGCGAAATGTTATCACGAGCGAGGTACTTTCTGCGGGCAAGGCAATGCCTGTCGGAGATATATTACTCAGTTTTCCCGTGGCGTTGCTCATGGGCGAAGGCAAGAAAGGGTATATGCAAACCACTTGA